Proteins encoded in a region of the Sterolibacterium denitrificans genome:
- a CDS encoding GNAT family N-acetyltransferase has translation MLAAPAPLTAHHETNTFTCGVESLDHWLRQRALKNQISGASRTFVVCEDQRVLAYYALASSAVAAKLATGRLRRNMPDPIPIVVLGRLAIDQSLHGQGIGRALVRDACLRVVAAADAIGIRGMLVHALSPEAQAFYAHVGFEPSPLEPMTLMATIADVRAGLG, from the coding sequence TGACGGCACACCACGAAACCAATACATTCACCTGTGGCGTCGAGAGCCTGGATCACTGGCTCAGGCAGCGGGCATTGAAGAACCAGATTTCCGGCGCTTCACGTACCTTTGTCGTTTGTGAGGATCAGCGAGTTCTCGCCTACTACGCGCTGGCCAGCAGTGCCGTCGCTGCCAAACTTGCAACCGGGCGTCTGCGGCGCAACATGCCTGACCCGATTCCCATTGTGGTATTGGGTCGTCTGGCCATAGACCAGAGTCTGCACGGTCAGGGGATTGGCCGCGCCCTGGTGCGCGATGCCTGCCTGCGTGTGGTCGCGGCAGCGGACGCCATTGGTATTCGCGGCATGCTGGTACATGCACTCTCACCCGAAGCACAGGCGTTTTATGCGCATGTGGGTTTCGAGCCTTCGCCGCTGGAGCCCATGACCCTGATGGCCACCATCGCTGATGTGCGTGCCGGGCTGGGCTGA
- a CDS encoding HDOD domain-containing protein, which produces MKLTALFNHENALPTSPQIIQELIESFRDENISSDELARKIALNPVLGANVLRLANSPYYHVSRQVGSIRDAIAMLGFVTVRTLVITCGLVARFKATPGIELRQFWRYSLSTAVAGKWLAAKTGENAELAFTIGIVHGLGQLMLHLGLPEQAGTLDKITSIYSENRLQMERDVFDFTYADVSAELVARWKFPDAMVEAIRAFSRPFEKETLNRQGTILHLAAWLARMDELGFDAAARQAACPRDVAGLLGLAPEVLLAEIPSLGELRAGLEDLMP; this is translated from the coding sequence ATGAAGCTGACCGCACTTTTCAATCACGAAAACGCGCTGCCCACCTCGCCCCAGATCATCCAGGAGCTGATCGAAAGCTTCCGCGATGAAAATATTTCCAGTGACGAACTGGCGCGCAAGATTGCGCTCAATCCGGTACTCGGCGCCAATGTGCTGCGACTGGCCAATTCGCCCTACTACCACGTCTCGCGCCAGGTCGGCAGCATCAGGGACGCCATTGCCATGCTCGGTTTCGTTACCGTGCGCACGCTGGTGATCACCTGCGGCCTGGTTGCCCGCTTCAAGGCCACGCCGGGCATCGAGCTCCGGCAGTTCTGGCGCTACAGCCTGTCCACTGCGGTTGCGGGCAAGTGGCTGGCCGCCAAAACCGGCGAGAACGCCGAACTGGCCTTCACCATCGGCATCGTCCATGGGCTTGGCCAGTTGATGCTGCACCTCGGTCTGCCCGAGCAGGCCGGTACGCTGGACAAGATCACCAGCATCTACAGCGAAAACCGCTTGCAAATGGAGCGGGACGTCTTCGACTTCACCTATGCCGACGTCAGCGCCGAACTGGTCGCCCGCTGGAAGTTTCCGGATGCCATGGTCGAGGCGATACGCGCCTTCTCGCGGCCCTTCGAGAAGGAGACCCTGAACCGTCAGGGGACCATCCTCCATCTGGCCGCCTGGCTGGCGCGCATGGATGAACTGGGCTTCGATGCCGCCGCCCGCCAGGCCGCCTGTCCGCGCGATGTGGCCGGATTGCTGGGCCTGGCTCCCGAAGTCCTGCTTGCGGAAATTCCCTCTCTCGGCGAATTGCGCGCCGGCCTCGAAGACCTGATGCCATAG
- the dnaE gene encoding DNA polymerase III subunit alpha: MPAPKFIHLRLHSEYSITDGIVRLDAAVARAVADGMPALALTDLANLFGMVKFYSGARSAGLQPIIGCDAWIADDSPDRRDGSRDAGCRLLLLVKDRAGYLRLCELLSNAYLAARRRGRAEITRAALAQGDNAGLIALSGAHFGDVGQLLLAGKSAQAEQQARAWATLFPGSFYLEIQRCGQPQAEMLITQTAALAGRLGLPLVATHPIQFMAPDDFKAHEARVCIAEGYVLADKRRPQNFTEQQYFKSQAEMAELFADLPDALENTVEIARRCNLSVELGKSRLPQFPIPDGLSDDAYLDQQAHEGLEHRLAQLYPDAAVRDEKRPEYLERLAFEINTIQQMGFPGYFLIVADFINWAKQNGVPVGPGRGSGAGSLVAYAMGITDLDPLAYDLLFERFLNPERVSMPDFDIDFCQDGRDRVIDYVKGKYGAHAVSQIATFGTMATKAVIRDVGRVLDLPFNFVDQFAKLIPNELGISLAEAREKEPAINDRIEQEEEIRELWDLAERLEGLTRNIGMHAGGVLIAPGKLTDFCPLYSAQGEVDGQAQGVVSQFDKDDVEKVGLVKFDFLGLRTLTILDEAVRWVRQLDPALKDFRLEDIPLDDQATYALFAAGNTTAVFQSESRSAKDLEKRLKGDTFEDIIALMALNRPGPLGSGMVDDFINRKHGRAKAEYFHPDLEPVLKPTYGVIVYQEQVMLVAQVLAGYTLGGADMLRRAMGKKKPEEMAQQRAIFTEGAARREVDAALATQLFDLMEKFAEYGFNKSHSAAYALVAFQTAWLKHYHCAAFMAATMSSEMADTDKVQLFYQDSLANDLRFLPPDINTGGIRFEPVDARTIRYGLGAIKGTGETALSAILRARETGPFTDLFDFCRRIDKRVVNRRVIEALIRAGAFDALDAEHAADASSRAHRARLLASVGVALEAAEQAERHALQDNLFGDDSHAGADHPHYVETPHWSEREHLLNEKQALGFFISGHPYNAYRAELAPFVRKPLAQIEPQRDPLLLAGIVVSTRTQMTRRGKMAIVMIDDASAQLEVTVFNERFEAERNKIVVDELLLVEGKVMRDDFSGGLRVVADKLLTLGEARGRFARMLQLSLNGNSNAERLRSLLAPYRAGSNACPVRLAYRNGDAEVQLRLSDAWQVRLEDELLANLHDWLTPANVKVVYG; encoded by the coding sequence ATGCCTGCACCAAAATTCATCCACCTGCGCCTGCACAGCGAGTACTCGATCACCGATGGCATCGTGCGCCTGGATGCCGCAGTCGCCCGAGCGGTGGCCGACGGCATGCCGGCACTGGCGCTGACCGACCTTGCCAATCTGTTCGGCATGGTGAAGTTCTACAGCGGGGCACGCAGTGCCGGACTGCAACCCATCATCGGCTGCGACGCCTGGATCGCCGACGACTCGCCAGACCGCCGCGACGGCAGTCGCGACGCCGGCTGCCGCCTGCTGCTGCTGGTGAAGGATCGGGCCGGCTACCTGCGCCTGTGCGAATTGTTGAGCAATGCCTACCTCGCCGCGCGGCGGCGTGGCCGCGCGGAGATAACGCGTGCAGCCCTTGCCCAGGGCGACAATGCCGGATTGATCGCGCTGTCCGGCGCGCATTTCGGCGATGTCGGCCAGTTGCTGCTGGCCGGCAAGAGCGCGCAGGCCGAGCAGCAGGCGCGCGCCTGGGCAACCCTGTTTCCCGGCAGCTTCTATCTCGAAATACAGCGTTGCGGCCAACCGCAGGCTGAAATGCTGATCACGCAGACCGCGGCGCTGGCCGGGCGCCTCGGCCTGCCGCTGGTGGCCACGCATCCCATCCAGTTCATGGCGCCCGACGATTTCAAGGCGCACGAAGCCCGCGTCTGCATCGCCGAAGGCTATGTGCTGGCCGACAAGCGGCGGCCGCAAAACTTCACCGAACAGCAGTACTTCAAGTCGCAAGCCGAAATGGCCGAGCTGTTTGCCGACCTGCCCGACGCCCTGGAAAACACGGTGGAAATTGCCCGCCGCTGCAACCTCAGCGTCGAACTGGGCAAGAGCCGCTTGCCGCAATTTCCGATTCCGGATGGCTTGAGCGACGATGCCTATCTCGATCAGCAGGCGCACGAAGGTCTGGAGCACCGCCTGGCCCAGTTGTATCCCGATGCGGCCGTGCGCGACGAAAAACGTCCGGAATACCTCGAACGCCTGGCCTTCGAAATCAACACCATCCAGCAGATGGGCTTTCCCGGCTACTTCCTGATCGTTGCCGACTTCATCAACTGGGCCAAGCAGAACGGCGTGCCGGTCGGGCCGGGGCGCGGCTCGGGAGCTGGCTCGCTGGTGGCCTACGCAATGGGCATTACCGATCTCGATCCACTGGCCTACGACCTGCTGTTCGAACGCTTCCTGAACCCGGAGCGCGTCTCGATGCCCGACTTCGACATCGACTTCTGCCAGGACGGCCGCGACCGGGTGATCGACTACGTCAAGGGCAAATACGGCGCCCACGCCGTCTCGCAGATCGCCACCTTCGGCACCATGGCGACCAAGGCGGTGATCCGCGACGTCGGCCGGGTGCTCGACCTGCCGTTCAACTTCGTCGATCAGTTCGCCAAACTAATTCCCAACGAACTCGGCATCTCGCTGGCTGAAGCACGCGAGAAGGAACCGGCCATCAACGATCGCATCGAGCAGGAAGAAGAAATCCGCGAGCTGTGGGACCTGGCCGAGCGCCTCGAGGGGCTGACGCGCAACATCGGCATGCATGCCGGCGGCGTGCTGATCGCGCCGGGCAAGCTCACCGATTTCTGCCCGCTGTATTCGGCGCAGGGCGAGGTCGATGGCCAGGCGCAGGGCGTGGTCAGCCAGTTCGACAAGGATGATGTCGAAAAGGTGGGGCTGGTCAAGTTCGACTTCCTCGGCCTGCGCACGCTGACCATCCTCGACGAAGCCGTGCGCTGGGTGCGCCAGCTCGATCCGGCGCTGAAGGATTTTCGCCTCGAAGACATCCCGCTCGACGACCAGGCGACCTATGCGCTGTTCGCCGCCGGCAATACCACGGCGGTGTTCCAGTCGGAATCGCGCTCGGCCAAGGATCTGGAAAAACGCCTCAAGGGCGACACTTTCGAGGACATCATCGCCCTGATGGCGCTCAACCGGCCGGGCCCGCTGGGGTCGGGCATGGTGGACGACTTCATCAACCGCAAGCACGGCCGCGCCAAGGCCGAGTATTTCCATCCCGACCTGGAGCCGGTGCTCAAGCCGACCTATGGCGTCATCGTCTACCAGGAACAGGTGATGCTGGTGGCCCAGGTGCTGGCCGGCTACACGCTGGGCGGCGCCGACATGCTGCGCCGCGCGATGGGCAAGAAGAAACCCGAGGAAATGGCCCAGCAGCGCGCCATCTTCACCGAAGGCGCGGCCAGGCGCGAGGTCGATGCGGCGCTGGCCACCCAGTTGTTCGACCTGATGGAAAAGTTCGCCGAGTACGGTTTCAACAAGTCGCACTCGGCGGCCTATGCACTGGTGGCCTTCCAGACCGCCTGGCTCAAGCATTACCATTGCGCGGCCTTCATGGCGGCGACGATGTCCTCGGAAATGGCCGACACCGACAAGGTGCAACTGTTCTACCAGGACAGCCTGGCCAACGATCTGCGCTTCCTGCCGCCCGACATCAATACCGGCGGCATCCGCTTCGAGCCGGTGGATGCCCGGACCATCCGCTATGGCCTGGGCGCCATCAAGGGCACGGGCGAGACCGCGCTGAGTGCCATCCTGCGCGCCCGCGAAACCGGCCCATTCACGGATCTGTTCGATTTCTGCCGGCGCATCGACAAGCGCGTGGTGAATCGCCGCGTCATCGAGGCATTGATTCGCGCGGGAGCCTTCGATGCGCTGGATGCCGAACACGCAGCAGATGCCTCATCCCGCGCCCATCGCGCGCGCCTGCTGGCCTCCGTCGGCGTGGCGCTGGAAGCCGCCGAGCAGGCCGAGCGCCACGCCCTGCAGGACAACCTATTCGGTGACGACAGCCACGCCGGCGCCGACCATCCGCACTATGTCGAAACGCCGCACTGGAGCGAGCGCGAACATTTACTCAACGAAAAACAGGCGCTCGGATTTTTCATCTCCGGCCATCCCTACAATGCCTATCGCGCCGAGCTGGCGCCCTTCGTGCGCAAGCCGCTCGCGCAGATCGAACCGCAACGCGACCCGCTGCTGCTGGCCGGCATCGTCGTCTCGACGCGCACGCAGATGACCCGGCGCGGCAAGATGGCCATCGTCATGATCGACGATGCCAGCGCCCAACTGGAAGTCACCGTATTCAACGAACGCTTCGAGGCCGAACGCAACAAGATCGTGGTGGATGAGCTGCTGCTGGTCGAGGGCAAGGTGATGCGCGACGACTTCAGCGGTGGCCTGCGCGTGGTTGCCGACAAGCTGCTCACGCTGGGCGAGGCGCGCGGCCGTTTCGCCAGGATGCTGCAACTATCGCTGAACGGCAACTCGAATGCCGAACGGTTGCGCAGCCTGCTCGCGCCCTATCGCGCCGGCAGCAATGCCTGTCCGGTGCGGCTGGCCTATCGCAACGGCGATGCCGAAGTGCAACTGAGGCTCTCCGACGCCTGGCAGGTGCGGCTGGAGGATGAGCTGCTCGCCAACCTGCACGACTGGCTGACGCCGGCGAATGTCAAGGTGGTGTATGGCTAG
- a CDS encoding 3-hydroxybutyryl-CoA dehydrogenase, whose translation MNIDKVGVIGAGTMGNGIAQACAVAGIDVVMLDVRDEAVQRGLAAIAGSLERVVKKEKMSAADKDAALARIQGSTQQGDLATCDLVIEAATENLDLKLRLLKEVETQLKADAILASNTSSISITRLAAAVQRSERFVGMHFFNPVPVMALVEVIRGLQTSDATHAAVMALAQRLGKTPISVKNSPGFAVNRILCPMINEAIFALAEGLATAEDIDNGMKLGCNHPIGPLALADMVGLDVLLAVMEVFYGQFNDSKYRPAPLLREMVEAGYLGRKTGQGFYSYG comes from the coding sequence ATGAACATCGACAAAGTGGGCGTGATCGGCGCCGGCACCATGGGCAACGGCATTGCGCAGGCGTGCGCGGTGGCAGGCATCGACGTGGTCATGCTGGATGTGCGGGACGAGGCGGTGCAGCGCGGCCTGGCGGCGATTGCCGGCAGCCTGGAGCGCGTCGTCAAGAAGGAAAAGATGAGCGCGGCCGACAAGGATGCCGCGCTGGCGCGCATCCAGGGCAGCACGCAGCAAGGCGATCTGGCGACTTGCGATCTGGTCATCGAGGCGGCGACGGAGAATCTCGATCTCAAGCTGCGCCTGCTCAAGGAAGTGGAAACGCAACTGAAGGCGGATGCCATACTGGCCAGCAATACCTCGTCGATTTCGATCACCCGCCTGGCCGCCGCCGTGCAGCGCAGCGAGCGCTTCGTCGGCATGCACTTCTTCAATCCCGTGCCGGTGATGGCGCTGGTCGAAGTGATCCGCGGCCTGCAGACCAGCGATGCGACGCACGCCGCGGTGATGGCGCTGGCGCAGCGTCTGGGCAAGACGCCGATCAGCGTGAAGAACAGCCCGGGCTTCGCGGTCAACCGCATCCTCTGTCCGATGATCAACGAGGCGATCTTCGCCCTGGCCGAGGGACTGGCGACGGCAGAGGACATCGACAACGGCATGAAGCTGGGCTGCAATCATCCGATCGGCCCGCTGGCCCTGGCCGACATGGTCGGGCTGGACGTGCTGCTGGCGGTGATGGAAGTGTTCTACGGCCAGTTCAACGATTCGAAATACCGCCCGGCGCCGCTGCTGCGCGAGATGGTGGAAGCCGGCTATCTGGGGCGCAAAACCGGGCAGGGGTTCTACAGCTACGGCTAG
- a CDS encoding porin, producing MQKQLITLAISGLIATGAQAQSNVTVYGVADLSFDSVSTSGGTLPGSRTGNYTRVSSNSSYLGFKGSEDLGNGLRALFQFESSVNVDTNTAGSSLLGAARDSYVGLETASLGTLKLGTLSTPTRSLGTAIDVNAGATSIGANSGLINNLGFDSRQANTIRYDTPVLAGFSAAFAYIAGENKTTDGAATPANRSAWDLGMNYKAGPWMAGLTHVQKKEGDAADTRFRNSRIATAYDFGTGSIRVLWNQDRDESLGASTRQTVWGLGGTFNATPNGKLIAQYYRANDRSGNATSDEGARLFELGYEHSLSKRTMLKLIYARIDNDGNATFNFGSNGVRNVTGQPGVDPRGLQIGVRHSF from the coding sequence ATGCAGAAGCAACTGATTACCCTGGCCATCAGCGGATTGATAGCCACCGGCGCCCAAGCCCAATCCAATGTCACCGTGTACGGTGTTGCCGACCTGTCGTTCGACAGCGTCTCGACGTCCGGCGGAACGCTCCCTGGCAGCCGAACCGGCAACTACACGCGCGTCTCCAGCAACAGTTCCTACCTCGGCTTCAAGGGCAGCGAAGACCTGGGCAACGGCTTGCGCGCCTTGTTTCAGTTCGAGTCCTCCGTCAATGTCGATACGAATACGGCTGGCTCCAGCCTGCTTGGCGCTGCGCGCGATTCCTACGTCGGCCTCGAAACCGCCAGCCTCGGGACGCTGAAGCTTGGCACACTGAGCACGCCAACCCGCTCCCTGGGCACGGCCATCGACGTGAATGCCGGCGCTACCAGCATCGGCGCCAACAGCGGCCTGATCAACAACCTGGGCTTCGACTCCCGGCAAGCCAACACGATCCGCTACGACACGCCTGTCCTGGCCGGCTTCAGCGCGGCCTTCGCCTACATCGCGGGAGAAAACAAGACGACGGATGGCGCCGCTACCCCGGCCAACCGCTCGGCCTGGGACCTGGGGATGAACTACAAGGCAGGGCCATGGATGGCCGGCCTGACCCACGTCCAGAAAAAGGAAGGCGACGCTGCAGACACCAGGTTCAGGAACAGCCGGATTGCGACCGCCTATGACTTCGGCACCGGCAGTATTCGCGTGCTATGGAACCAGGATCGGGATGAGTCGCTCGGCGCGAGCACCCGGCAGACCGTCTGGGGCCTGGGCGGGACGTTCAATGCCACGCCGAACGGCAAACTCATCGCCCAGTACTACAGGGCAAACGATCGCTCGGGCAACGCAACGAGCGATGAAGGCGCCCGCCTGTTCGAACTCGGCTACGAACACAGCCTCTCCAAGCGCACCATGCTGAAGCTGATCTACGCCCGCATCGACAACGACGGCAACGCTACCTTCAACTTCGGCAGTAACGGCGTGCGCAACGTCACGGGCCAGCCCGGCGTCGATCCACGCGGCTTGCAGATCGGCGTGCGTCACAGCTTCTGA
- the hrpA gene encoding ATP-dependent RNA helicase HrpA, with protein MKFDAAARLAARPAIVYDELLPVNQRREEIARAIAEHQVVVVCGETGSGKTTQLPKICLELGRGSHGLIGHTQPRRIAARATAARIAQELQSELGRFVGYKIRFTDRVTPATYIKLMTDGILLAETQGDPLLRQYDTLIIDEAHERSLNIDFLLGYLKQLLPRRPELKVIITSATLDAQRFAEHFAQPGHGRPAPVIEVSGRLHPIEVRWRPVLGADGAQKERDLNEAIVDAVDEVQRAGPGDVLVFLPGEREIREAAEALRKHGLRRPAGMSSEILPLFARQSAQEQARIFAAHQGQGSRVVLATNVAETSLTVPGIRYVVDTGLARVKRYSHRNKVEQLLVEPISQAAARQRAGRCGRVASGICIRLYDEADFQRRPAHIDPEILRSSLAGVILRMKALHLGDVDAFPFLQAPLPKMISDGYQLLAELGAVDEARELTGVGRELAKLPLDPKIARMILAGRELGALQEVLVIAAALSIADPRERPPDRAGAADQAHARWKDERSEFLAWLKLWQAADEIWKHESSSKQKAWCKQNFISWLRLREWRDIHGQLHSLCAEHGWRENQLPASYEALHCALLTGLLGNLGLKSEEAGHYLGAHGIKFFIHPGSTLVKKAGRWIVAAELVETSRLFARCVAKIEPEWLEQVGGHLLRKHVDAPHWEKNSGQVVAFERATLHGLLLYAKRRVSFGRPGQAGAAEVKLARELFIRDALVGGEVHEDFVRRAKFLQHNRKLVSEIEKLEHKSRRPDVLVDEALIEAFYDSLLPADITTLAAFDAWRKQAEAAQPRLLHLEREQLMRHEAAGITTEAFPPHLPCHGRQLRLTYHHDPGAADDGVTLVVPLAQLNQVPATRCEWLVPGLREEKIRALLKTLPQKYRHRLQPLDGFAAGFCAAEHDLDEPLLRALTRAVEEKLAMKLPLDAFRVGELRAHLLMNFRLQDEHGATLALSRSLAELRAQHGARVERSFAAASRPAARAGESESVRAGEAGEISEVNEASEASEHVGLTTWSFGELPELLEVVVGGRKVVGFPALVDEESSVALRVFDTPEKARRQHRGGLARLFMLNAREQLKQLEKTLFGSPAFRDLALQCMALLDAEALRAQILGVALERSFLAEPWPAQASEFEARLKAGKPRLGLIAQEVLRLVGGIIQEYAGLQKKLAGLAKAYPAVVADIQAQCAALMGRNFISDTAFERLQQYPRYLKGAALRLDKLRNDPARDARLMNDWQALAKPWERERQMHLKAAAGLPDPFFEEFRWLLEELRIALFAQELRTPSPVSVKRLQKSWEVRPR; from the coding sequence GTGAAGTTCGACGCTGCCGCCCGTCTGGCCGCTCGGCCAGCGATCGTTTATGACGAATTGCTGCCGGTCAATCAGCGACGCGAGGAGATCGCGCGGGCAATCGCGGAACATCAGGTGGTGGTCGTCTGCGGCGAGACCGGTTCGGGCAAAACCACGCAACTGCCGAAGATCTGCCTGGAACTGGGGCGCGGCAGCCATGGCCTGATCGGCCATACCCAGCCGCGCCGCATCGCCGCGCGGGCCACCGCCGCCCGCATCGCCCAGGAGCTGCAGTCCGAGCTGGGGCGCTTCGTCGGCTACAAGATCCGCTTTACCGATCGCGTCACGCCGGCCACCTACATCAAGCTGATGACCGATGGCATCCTGCTGGCCGAAACCCAGGGCGATCCGCTGCTGCGCCAGTACGACACGCTGATCATCGACGAGGCGCACGAACGCAGTCTCAACATCGACTTTCTGCTCGGCTATCTCAAGCAGTTGCTGCCGCGCCGGCCCGAGTTGAAAGTGATCATCACTTCGGCCACGCTCGATGCCCAGCGTTTCGCCGAGCATTTCGCGCAGCCCGGCCACGGCCGGCCGGCGCCGGTGATCGAGGTCTCCGGCCGCCTGCATCCCATCGAAGTGCGCTGGCGGCCGGTGTTGGGCGCGGATGGCGCGCAGAAGGAGCGCGATCTGAATGAGGCCATCGTCGATGCGGTGGATGAAGTGCAGCGCGCCGGTCCGGGCGATGTGCTGGTGTTCCTGCCCGGCGAGCGCGAGATCCGCGAGGCGGCGGAAGCGCTGCGCAAGCACGGCCTGCGCCGGCCCGCCGGCATGAGCAGCGAAATCCTGCCGCTGTTCGCCCGCCAGTCGGCGCAGGAGCAGGCGCGCATCTTTGCCGCGCACCAGGGGCAAGGGTCCCGCGTGGTGCTGGCGACCAACGTGGCCGAGACTTCGCTGACCGTGCCGGGCATCCGCTACGTCGTCGATACGGGACTGGCGCGCGTCAAGCGCTACAGCCATCGCAACAAGGTCGAGCAGTTGCTGGTCGAGCCGATTTCCCAGGCTGCCGCCCGTCAGCGCGCCGGACGCTGCGGCCGGGTGGCCAGCGGCATCTGCATCCGCCTGTATGACGAGGCGGATTTCCAGCGTCGTCCGGCGCATATCGATCCGGAAATCCTGCGCTCTTCGCTGGCCGGGGTGATCCTGCGCATGAAGGCGCTGCACCTGGGCGATGTCGATGCGTTTCCTTTTCTCCAGGCGCCGCTGCCGAAAATGATCAGCGATGGCTACCAGCTGCTGGCCGAGCTGGGCGCGGTCGATGAGGCGCGGGAACTGACCGGGGTCGGCCGCGAGCTGGCCAAACTGCCGCTGGACCCGAAGATCGCCCGCATGATCCTCGCCGGCCGCGAGCTGGGTGCGCTCCAGGAAGTGCTGGTGATCGCCGCCGCGCTGTCGATCGCCGATCCGCGCGAGCGGCCGCCGGATCGCGCGGGGGCAGCGGATCAGGCGCATGCGCGCTGGAAGGACGAGCGTTCGGAATTCCTGGCCTGGCTGAAGCTCTGGCAGGCGGCGGATGAAATTTGGAAACATGAGTCCTCGTCGAAACAGAAAGCCTGGTGCAAGCAGAATTTCATTTCCTGGCTGCGCCTGCGCGAGTGGCGCGACATCCACGGCCAGTTGCACAGCCTGTGCGCGGAACACGGCTGGCGCGAGAACCAGTTGCCGGCCAGCTACGAAGCGCTGCACTGCGCGTTGCTGACGGGATTGCTCGGCAACCTCGGCCTGAAAAGCGAAGAGGCCGGGCATTACCTGGGCGCGCACGGCATCAAATTCTTCATCCATCCCGGCTCGACGCTGGTTAAAAAGGCCGGCCGCTGGATCGTCGCCGCCGAGCTGGTCGAGACCTCGCGCCTGTTCGCCCGTTGCGTGGCGAAGATCGAGCCGGAGTGGCTGGAGCAGGTGGGCGGCCATCTGCTGCGCAAGCACGTCGATGCGCCGCATTGGGAGAAGAACTCCGGCCAGGTGGTGGCCTTCGAGCGGGCCACCCTGCACGGACTGCTGCTGTATGCCAAGCGCCGAGTGAGCTTTGGCCGCCCGGGGCAGGCGGGCGCGGCGGAGGTGAAGCTGGCGCGTGAGCTGTTCATCCGCGATGCGCTGGTCGGCGGCGAAGTGCATGAGGATTTCGTGCGGCGGGCGAAGTTTCTCCAGCACAACCGCAAGCTGGTGTCCGAGATAGAAAAGCTGGAACACAAGTCGCGGCGCCCCGACGTGCTGGTCGATGAAGCGCTGATCGAGGCGTTCTACGACAGTCTGCTGCCCGCCGACATCACCACCCTGGCGGCTTTCGATGCCTGGCGCAAGCAGGCCGAAGCCGCGCAGCCGCGCCTGTTGCATCTGGAGCGCGAGCAGTTGATGCGTCACGAGGCGGCCGGCATCACCACCGAGGCATTTCCGCCGCATCTGCCCTGTCATGGCCGCCAGTTGCGGCTGACGTATCACCACGATCCGGGCGCGGCGGATGATGGCGTGACCCTGGTCGTTCCGCTGGCCCAGCTCAACCAGGTGCCGGCCACGCGCTGCGAATGGCTGGTGCCCGGCCTGCGGGAGGAAAAAATCCGCGCCCTGCTGAAAACGCTGCCGCAGAAATATCGCCATCGCCTGCAGCCGCTGGATGGTTTTGCCGCCGGGTTTTGCGCCGCCGAGCATGATCTGGACGAGCCGCTGCTGCGCGCGCTGACGCGGGCGGTGGAAGAAAAACTGGCGATGAAACTGCCGCTCGACGCCTTCCGCGTCGGTGAACTGCGCGCCCATCTGCTGATGAATTTCCGTCTGCAGGACGAGCATGGCGCCACCCTGGCGTTGTCGCGCTCGCTGGCGGAGTTGCGCGCGCAGCATGGCGCCCGCGTCGAGCGGAGCTTTGCGGCGGCGAGCCGGCCGGCAGCCAGGGCGGGCGAGAGCGAAAGCGTACGCGCCGGTGAAGCCGGTGAAATCAGTGAAGTCAATGAAGCCAGTGAGGCCAGTGAACACGTCGGCCTGACCACCTGGAGTTTCGGCGAGTTGCCCGAACTGCTGGAAGTCGTCGTCGGCGGACGCAAGGTGGTGGGTTTCCCGGCGCTGGTGGATGAGGAAAGCAGCGTCGCCCTGCGCGTCTTCGATACGCCGGAGAAAGCGCGCCGGCAGCATCGTGGCGGACTCGCCCGCCTGTTCATGCTGAACGCCCGCGAGCAACTGAAGCAACTGGAGAAAACCCTGTTCGGCAGTCCGGCCTTTCGCGATCTGGCCTTGCAGTGCATGGCACTGCTCGATGCCGAGGCGCTGCGGGCGCAGATTCTCGGTGTGGCGCTGGAGCGCAGCTTTCTCGCCGAACCCTGGCCCGCGCAGGCGAGCGAATTCGAGGCGCGGCTCAAGGCAGGCAAGCCACGCCTGGGGCTGATTGCCCAGGAAGTGCTGCGCCTGGTGGGCGGCATCATCCAGGAGTACGCCGGCTTGCAGAAGAAACTGGCGGGGCTGGCCAAGGCCTATCCGGCCGTGGTGGCGGACATCCAGGCCCAGTGCGCGGCGCTGATGGGGCGCAACTTCATCAGCGACACGGCGTTCGAGCGCTTGCAGCAGTATCCGCGCTATCTCAAGGGCGCGGCGCTGCGCTTGGACAAACTGCGCAACGACCCGGCCCGCGATGCGCGCCTGATGAACGACTGGCAGGCCCTGGCCAAGCCCTGGGAGCGCGAGCGCCAGATGCATCTCAAGGCCGCTGCCGGTCTGCCCGATCCCTTCTTCGAGGAATTCCGCTGGTTGCTCGAGGAGTTGCGCATCGCGCTCTTCGCCCAGGAATTGCGCACGCCATCCCCGGTATCGGTAAAGCGTTTGCAAAAATCCTGGGAAGTCCGGCCGCGCTGA